A segment of the Daphnia pulex isolate KAP4 chromosome 10, ASM2113471v1 genome:
TTTTTGATTTCGctttcctgaaaaaaaaatccaattactAATATAATTTTACCATTAGTTTGGATTTTGTATCATTCAATACCGCCCAGCCGACAGCTGGAACGTGCACGGACACTTTTCAAGTTTGTGGGGTCACAACAGTGGCACCCATTATTTGTGGTGACAGCACAGTAAGCACAgatattaataaaatgttacTTTAAATACTTACGAACGAATTTTATTGTATcaccttttattatttcagtgTACCTCGACCTTCCATCGTCGGTCCTTACTCCCAGCAATGTCCAGCTCATGTTCAGTTTTGGAGCTGTGACAGCTACCCGATCATGGAACATCAAAATTGCGATGCTCCCCTGTGGCGCCTCCTACCTCGGTAAACCAGCATTCATTCaattaatcaaacaaaattgcaATTGCTGTTGATTAATTCTATTTATTTGGTTGCTATAGCTCCCGTGGATTGTCTTCAGTATTTCACTGATCCTACTGGAAGAGTCATGTCTTTTAATTGGCAAGGCGTCGCTGTTAGTGCCACCCGTCAAATAAACAACCAACATTACAACATCTGCTTCAGAACTGAGCTTGtctcattaaaattaaaggtTATTATTTACTAAGCACAAATTTACCAATtttcatattcaaattttgttttatttgattgaggTGAGACAGAGAGCGGCCCAGATGTGCTTTTCAGTCTGCTCGGTTTTGAACGGGGACGCATTTTCTATTACTACACCCACCAGCACTGCTGCCGCTCTTGCCGCCATTGCTGTTACTACAGCCACAGCAAATCTCGCAGCTGCCCAAGCTCATCTAGCCGTTACCCAGGCCGGTATTAATCCACTTGTTCCAACAACAGCCCAGTACCTGGCCGTTATCAATGCAAACACCGCCGTGAGAGACAGTCAAGCCGCCCTTTCAGCTGCCCAAACTACTTTCGCTACAGCGACTGCTACGGCCGCTTCTCACTCTGGTGTGGGCATAAGTGCGGTGAATGAAGTTAACATGGCCACCTGCCTTTATGATTTTCTTGTCATCGCCGGTGCCCGAGATGCTGCTAATGATGAAGCCGATCGTTACTGTGGGAACGCCCTGAATCCAGCCGCTAACCCTTTGACGACAAACGTCCAAGTTTGTAGTAAGTTTGACGTTGTTAGATTTGTTTGacagtgaaataataatttgaaagaTGAGAgatattatttgattcagCTTTGATTAAGCCGTTCAAGATCAGTTACGGGACGGATGGGACGGAAGGCGCGGTGGTTACCGGAACGAATATTCTTCCGGCGCCAGCTGATACACACAACACTGGATTCTGCTTGGATTATCAAGAGAAGTAGACTGTCGACAGTGATacgatttcattttggtcTTTATAACTTGATACAGTAATTAATATTTATCTGTTATTAACGAGACGATTCCAAAGAGGTTCTGGTTTTTTGTCTCGACGGTCGactttgaataataataagcaacATTTGACTTTGAGATTTGGATTTTAACATTTCTGTCTTGTTAAACTCTTTTTTACGTAAAACACCAAATAACCGTGCGACCCAGTTTCTTTAATACTTTAATGCATGAAATGTTAGCTAGTTGTTGTagtttttagaattttagtgccgcaaaaaataaatcaaataaaatgcgGTTATACGTTTAATCTTTTTCTAGGTGAGGCAAGTCGGAATCAATGGTACCCCTTAGAAATGAGATTATACATTGCAGAATGCCGATGCATAATATTGGTGGCAACACAAATGGACTACAATGAAAATCTGCAATCGTAAGTAGTATATTTCCCAAAAGAATACATTTTGTCAATATTCATTGAAGATTTCTAGGATAAATTGAGAGTTCTAATAACCTCCAGCAGACTGAGGAGGGGCGCCATAAGAGGCCATTGGGGCTGGCTGGTGAGATTGCGCCATAGGAGGAGCATATCCTCCGAAAGAAGACATTGCTGGGATCGGCTGTTGATAGGATTGGGCAGCTGGAGCTGGCTGATGATAAGATTGCGCCATCGGAGCAGGAGCATGATGACCCCCGCTCGATCCTCCATAGCCCCCAGCTTGGCTATGTCCCCCTCCATACGGAGATGTTGGAATCGGCTGCGGATGCGATTGAGCAGGTGCTGAATGAACATGAATGTGGACTGGCGCACCTCCTGAAGATCCTTCGTAACCATGGCCTCCAGCTGATGGCCCGTGACTTCCGCCGTAGTTTCCACCTCCTCCACCGTAAGAAGGAGCGGGAGCAGGAACTGGTCTAGGTGCTGGTGGGCGATGGACAGGTGGTGGTGAATAGACCATCACCGGCTGTGGTGCGGGAACGTAAATGATTTGCTGAGGAGCAGCGCCGTATCCTCCGCCACCGTGACTCATACCTCCGCCGTAGCCTCCGCCTAATTAAAATTGTTCAAAGATTGTAATCTGAATAATAGTCTAACTTTATGCAAATCAATTCTTGTGTGAAAGGGCAGTTTTAGACCAACCTCGTCCTTTTCCTTTGGTCGCATCAGTGCCATGGACTAGCGCTAAGCCGAGCAgcacaaaacatttaaacgaaatcatATCAACCTACATTTCAAAACATAAATACAATGTAAGTTTTATAGCATTGAGAATATCAGTATAGTTAATGTGTTAGTACCTTAACCATGCTGAAAGAGTAGTTTACTAATAACTGACACCGAGAACGATGGTCAACTGTGCTTTGAAATCGTCAGCACCGTTCGTTTTTATACCGTTTGCTCAGTTGAATTTCCCTTGCTTTCAAGAGAAAGTAAGCATTTTGTAGACTCATGTGAAACTGTAGACTTCATTCTGTAAATTCATTTCGGTTTAACTTAAGTAGCCTGACGATTATTGTTGtactttaaaaattctattcgGGACGTCAAGGGTAAACCTTTCCCTTTTCAACATGGTAGTTTTTAATAAAGAACATTTAGGGGGAAAAACCCATCGGGGAAAACCTATGGGAAACCTTTTTCATCCAgctttaataaaaagaatagcTCCTTTCAGAACAAATTGGCGATTTCTGTAAGACGTTCCAGGGCCAACGCTACGCATGAGTGAAAGTGAGACATACTGAGCGAAGCgaatctttctctttcgtgCTGACGTGTTCACAATCAGACTTTATTTGCTGCTTTGGCTTTTTGCAATAGAGATGCGGACTTGCGAATGCGGAGGAAGTTTTTAATTGCATAACAGGAAATGGCAATGTTGCGCGTTTCTTTCAAGAATCAAGATGGCTGCTGGCATTGGAGTGACGAGAGTCGACAACAAGTGACAGGTTCCTGTTCGTCATAGTTTCAGAGAAGTCTTgtttcaataatttaatttctctttgttttcacatccttttttttttgtaaaatcttgccaatttaaaaatttatatcaATGTAAGATCTAAGACATCTCAGGTCTCAGCCGTTTCAAGGCCTGTGCCCAATTCAAGAGTCTGTGACATTCTATGCAAGGTTAAAGATTCATCCATTTCACAGCTGTTTGCTTGAATTGCAGTTTTCTCTGAGGCAATGAACAAAATAAGATTTGCTACATAGTTATTCTCCATATTTTCACGATTCTTTCTAATGTATCATTGCATGTGGAGTAACTGAAGTGATTAGttactttttatttgtagGTGAATCTTGAAACTTGGTGATTGCAGGCACCTTTAAAAATATGGAACTTCAGCCTATCTAGCACTTGCATCCAATCCCATCTGTAAGCTGCAATGGAATTCTCACTTACCTTTGCTGCTGACTTCATTCACTAATTGAATGCCAGTAAGTTGATAATCTTCAACAGACTAGATTTGAACTTTAATGTGTTAAGTTAGAAGGTGAAACTTAAGAAGTGTTACGAACAAAGTTCTGCTTTCATTGTCTAGTTTTAACTAGAGTTTATCAACATTCTGGGATTTCAACAAGTTAACAGACTCTTTCCTTCGATAGTTGTGGATTTTGTAATGGGATAATTGGTGTACACAATATAGGTGTATCTGAAAGAGTATATGTTTTACTGTCAAGTACTCAACAAAGTTTGataaatttgtgtttgaatCTGAAAGAGTCATCgagtttcatgcaaatttgttttcatcaaaAGGTATTAGATAATTTgccatagaatatttgggCTAACTaaattaaacaacaacaaccattttcttaactaccaaacacatggaatcgcgatttcCACCAATAGAGaagatgcaaaattctacgtGAGTTgttcaatgggaaaaaatttgtaacttgactttgtaacttgactgacgcagatttccagcaaaactaaaccatggctttttgtttcattgggtagtgggttgctttttatatactcgcacatgctgttataggatttgtctacggcccccagagatagtatctggaccgagaagaagagagaagtacgaggccagttttactggggagatgtagtcatactaggcttctgggttagactcatgaccctccaaaagttttcatcggaccATGCGCCTTGGTCGCCTTCCAAGTTTAAGCTTTTTAAGTTTGCTTAAGTTAGTTaagttttaaattcaaatttctttgcttTATTTCAATAGACATATTAGGCTTGTAATCTAAAATTGAGCGAAGATGGTAGACAAGAGTAGCAACGCAGAAGCTGCTCACCTCTGGAAGCCGTTGAGCgaagatgaaatcaaattgcaGTTGGTTGTTGGTTCCGTGTCCTCCACTTCCAAATCAGTCGCTCTTTTCAGAGCCTGATTGAAGTGATGGACGAATTTGGTAAATTGGTCCACCCATCACAGTGGGAAGTTCCCTTGATGGATTTAGTcctaataatttaaaaaaaaaattgtgttattgttattgGCAGCACTATGTTGTTGGCTGAGACACTGAAGATGACATCTTGTGGCCAGGTTTGTCTTCAGTTGTTGGGCGTAGGCTATGGAAGCACTGAGGCTGGCTAGCCCTTTAAGGCCCCCTACCTTCTTTGATCATTGTCAGTTGAATCATGAGGTTCTGAGAGAaagagtcgccatttttagaccttttattttttttttaggttttgaattttgatgttGGCTTAATTAGCTGGATTGCCACTTGTGAGGCATTTCTTAGAATGTGGACATGTGGTGGGTTTAAGTTGGTTCGGGTTGGCCGGTTGGCGGTTCGTGAGCTTGGTATTATTCTTGGTATAattgattcgattaaattctATTGCATGTACAGTGAAAGTGGCCTGaaagtgtttaaatttcattttttcatttgtagaCGAATTTCGATGCTGAAAGACTTGGAAACCATGCTGTCGACCACGTCGAGAAGCTGagtaacattctgcttttacaatggtaaaattaacacttaaactgattgaaatacaTGTGGATCataacatttgtaatgtttgattgcaggcaCCTCTTAATAAAAGGAACTTAAGCCATCTAATCTAGGGCTTCCATCAAATCGTGCAGGCTGCATGGAAGTCGCATTTACCTTTGTTGTGAACATCATGAACACATACACTATTTGAAGGTGACAATCTTATTCAGTTAtagattttacaattaaaatgtgattaagctttgcatacattggttagttttaacattttgggattttgtCAAGTCAACAGCTATTTCCTTCAGGGTTGTGTTCTGTTATGGATTATTTAAAGGGGAGTTTGTTGTATGCAAGAAAGGTAGattctgaaagaagttttgtttatttgttctaCTGTAGAGTatcttttaaagtttaaatgaatttgtatttaaatcttaaatcagtcatctagtttcatgtaaatttgttaatttaagTTTCCACGATAGGTATAAGATAATGTTGCCAATTAATATTtgggttgaatatttgaagtgaTATGTAGcatattcttttaaatttcatatagcatttccaatgatgctgaagattaattttactttggttataggttcatgtttacgtagcagtggtgttgctgtccaatgtggcGTGTTGTTCCAGCCTAtggtggtgaaagatatctgcatcaagttgctgttccttgtgcATCCAAGGTGCTGCTTTTGTGCTACAGAAGTGACATCcaatattgtgtttaattgctatttgtgtCTTCGCAGTTTACCTTTATATATTGAGATttgagaaggaacaaaaaaaatagtaatacggg
Coding sequences within it:
- the LOC124204273 gene encoding uncharacterized protein LOC124204273 isoform X1, with translation MYLDLPSSVLTPSNVQLMFSFGAVTATRSWNIKIAMLPCGASYLAPVDCLQYFTDPTGRVMSFNWQGVAVSATRQINNQHYNICFRTELVSLKLKVRQRAAQMCFSVCSVLNGDAFSITTPTSTAAALAAIAVTTATANLAAAQAHLAVTQAGINPLVPTTAQYLAVINANTAVRDSQAALSAAQTTFATATATAASHSGVGISAVNEVNMATCLYDFLVIAGARDAANDEADRYCGNALNPAANPLTTNVQVCTLIKPFKISYGTDGTEGAVVTGTNILPAPADTHNTGFCLDYQEK
- the LOC124204273 gene encoding uncharacterized protein LOC124204273 isoform X2, which gives rise to MYLDLPSSVLTPSNVQLMFSFGAVTATRSWNIKIAMLPCGASYLAPVDCLQYFTDPTGRVMSFNWQGVAVSATRQINNQHYNICFRTELVSLKLKVRQRAAQMCFSVCSVLNGDAFSITTPTSTAAALAAIAVTTATANLAAAQAHLAVTQAGINPLVPTTAQYLAVINANTAVRDSQAALSAAQTTFATATATAASHSGVGISAVNEVNMATCLYDFLVIAGARDAANDEADRYCGNALNPAANPLTTNVQVCTLIKPFKISYGTDGTEGAVVTGTNILPAPADTHNTGFCLDYQEK
- the LOC124204273 gene encoding uncharacterized protein LOC124204273 isoform X3; the protein is MYLDLPSSVLTPSNVQLMFSFGAVTATRSWNIKIAMLPCGASYLAPVDCLQYFTDPTGRVMSFNWQGVAVSATRQINNQHYNICFRTELVSLKLKVRQRAAQMCFSVCSVLNGDAFSITTPTSTAAALAAIAVTTATANLAAAQAHLAVTQAGINPLVPTTAQYLAVINANTAVRDSQAALSAAQTTFATATATAASHSGVGISAVNEVNMATCLYDFLVIAGARDAANDEADRYCGNALNPAANPLTTNVQVCNERYYLIQL